One genomic segment of Rivularia sp. PCC 7116 includes these proteins:
- a CDS encoding type II toxin-antitoxin system VapC family toxin: MWILDTDCLSLFQRGHPIVTQRVNAVDSEEIFTTIVTRASSDEALISAYEGLRDTLEDLESLNILYFNQDASVCYKKLLN, encoded by the coding sequence ATGTGGATACTTGATACAGATTGCTTATCACTTTTTCAACGGGGACATCCGATAGTTACACAGCGAGTTAATGCTGTTGATAGTGAAGAAATTTTTACTACTATTGTTACTAGAGCTTCTTCAGATGAAGCTCTAATATCAGCATATGAAGGATTACGAGATACATTAGAAGATTTAGAAAGTCTGAATATTCTGTATTTCAATCAAGATGCAAGTGTTTGTTACAAAAAATTATTGAATTAG
- a CDS encoding type II toxin-antitoxin system VapC family toxin produces the protein MVQKTYELPRSLSVNGILVTRNQRDFVKVPRFRFEDWTVS, from the coding sequence TTGGTACAAAAGACTTACGAATTGCCGCGATCGCTTTCAGTGAATGGTATTTTAGTAACGCGCAATCAACGAGATTTTGTGAAAGTACCTAGATTTAGATTTGAAGATTGGACTGTTAGTTAG
- a CDS encoding HEAT repeat domain-containing protein, whose amino-acid sequence MAALNDGYLEVQAYALLKLSAYEPSDFKALLKQPDDIAQKAVKIIKDKSLNSSVRSGAANGLGNLGDAAKPYVKDVAYIIKDESVDLYVRSNAAIGLGNMGDAAKPYVKEIADILKDESVNSIVREGAAIGLGNMGDAAKPYVKDIANILKDESVKSTVRGSAADALGNMGDAAKPYVKDIANILKDESVNSTVRGSAAEALGNMGDAAKPYVQDIANILKDKSVDSFVRWRAADALTNMDVAKPYVKNILDLIEDKSVNLLVRIGAAYTLGDIQQLELQEAVIILDQVYDAEKSSTYSFGFEVWRFLTYFLSGSTDEIKTLLEWTGFPQTIPHQITRDESVKTLQIFAKAWEPTQDLTRLRTDLANKIASVVEKGSWQPQDIVLLEQHYRNLKQEGYEEANTLHKVIVNLQG is encoded by the coding sequence GTGGCTGCCTTAAATGATGGCTATCTGGAAGTGCAGGCATATGCTTTGCTCAAGTTATCTGCATATGAACCATCAGATTTTAAAGCCTTACTTAAGCAGCCAGATGATATTGCTCAGAAAGCTGTGAAAATTATTAAAGATAAATCGCTTAACTCAAGCGTTCGTAGCGGTGCCGCAAATGGCTTGGGAAATTTAGGAGATGCAGCCAAACCCTACGTTAAAGATGTCGCCTATATTATCAAAGATGAATCTGTTGATTTATATGTTCGTAGCAATGCCGCAATTGGCTTAGGGAATATGGGGGATGCAGCTAAACCTTATGTCAAAGAAATTGCCGATATTCTTAAAGATGAATCGGTTAACTCAATTGTTCGTGAGGGTGCCGCAATTGGCTTAGGGAATATGGGGGATGCAGCTAAACCCTATGTCAAAGACATTGCTAATATTCTTAAAGATGAATCGGTTAAATCAACAGTTCGTGGTAGTGCGGCAGATGCTTTAGGGAATATGGGGGATGCAGCTAAACCCTATGTCAAAGACATTGCTAATATTCTTAAAGATGAATCGGTTAACTCAACAGTTCGTGGTAGTGCAGCAGAAGCTTTAGGGAATATGGGGGATGCAGCTAAACCCTATGTCCAAGACATTGCTAATATTCTTAAAGATAAATCTGTTGACTCATTTGTTCGTTGGCGTGCAGCAGATGCTTTGACAAATATGGATGTAGCTAAACCCTACGTTAAAAATATTCTCGACTTGATCGAAGATAAATCCGTTAACTTATTAGTTCGTATTGGTGCAGCTTATACATTAGGAGATATACAGCAATTGGAATTACAAGAAGCTGTTATCATTCTTGATCAAGTTTATGATGCAGAAAAATCATCCACATATTCATTCGGATTTGAAGTTTGGCGTTTCTTAACTTATTTTCTCAGCGGTAGCACCGACGAAATAAAAACGTTGCTTGAATGGACTGGTTTTCCGCAAACAATTCCACATCAAATAACTCGTGACGAATCCGTTAAAACCTTACAAATCTTTGCTAAAGCTTGGGAACCGACTCAGGATTTGACTCGATTGCGAACAGATTTAGCCAATAAAATTGCTTCAGTTGTAGAAAAAGGTTCTTGGCAACCGCAGGATATTGTCTTACTTGAACAACATTACCGCAACCTCAAACAAGAGGGATACGAAGAAGCCAATACTTTACACAAAGTTATTGTTAATCTCCAAGGTTGA
- a CDS encoding response regulator transcription factor, whose amino-acid sequence MPAHILLVEDEAKLAKFVELELGFEGYQVSVANDGLTGLTMARESSPDLILLDWMLPGMTGLEICRRLRSTGDKVPIILMTAKDEVSDRVAGLDAGADDYVVKPFSVEELLARVRARIRRTSDESSEDNLEFEDLKLNRSTREVYRNGRLIELTAKEFDLLEYLLSHPRQVITRDRILEEVWGYDFMGDSNIIEVYVRYLRLKLEANKEKRLIQTVRGVGYVLRE is encoded by the coding sequence ATGCCAGCGCACATTTTATTGGTAGAAGACGAAGCTAAACTCGCTAAATTTGTTGAATTAGAATTAGGTTTTGAAGGTTATCAAGTCAGCGTTGCCAATGACGGATTAACTGGATTAACTATGGCACGCGAGTCAAGTCCCGATTTAATCCTTTTAGATTGGATGCTGCCAGGAATGACTGGTTTAGAAATTTGTCGCAGATTGCGAAGCACGGGGGATAAGGTACCGATTATTTTGATGACTGCCAAAGATGAAGTTAGCGATCGCGTTGCTGGTTTGGATGCAGGCGCGGATGATTATGTAGTTAAACCGTTCAGTGTAGAAGAATTATTGGCGAGGGTACGGGCACGCATTCGCAGGACTTCCGATGAAAGTAGCGAAGATAATTTAGAATTTGAAGATTTAAAATTAAACCGCAGTACTCGGGAAGTTTACCGAAACGGACGCTTAATTGAATTGACGGCTAAAGAATTCGATTTACTGGAATATTTACTTTCCCATCCCCGACAAGTTATTACAAGAGACAGAATTCTCGAAGAAGTCTGGGGTTACGATTTTATGGGAGATTCCAACATTATTGAAGTTTACGTGCGTTATTTGCGGTTGAAGTTAGAAGCGAATAAGGAAAAGCGATTGATTCAAACGGTTAGGGGTGTTGGGTATGTTTTGCGAGAGTAA
- a CDS encoding GAF domain-containing sensor histidine kinase, giving the protein MTVESQASQRKQRTLEVLSSLSYRNGELNKFLQEIATGVSKLITIDWSVVTLCHNGFDKILASSIELDDYETTYSLHGVVTGTVVETGKSLTVDDTKTCTKYGAVPEGYRSYLGVPLRTSQGEVIGTICSFHQKPRKYNYEEVAIVELFAERAATAIDNYQLYQQQCKFNEILEAEVAKRTEELKAAQAKLVERERLAAIGEFASGIIHEIRNPFTTMKMGLNYFKKTDKSEAAQMRVSLALEEADRLERLLKEILMYAKPQRLDLEEIDINWFISQMLESLRMIPAATQRQIEYNPPSTQLKVMGDKDKLKQIIINLVRNACEAISVGETVKIQLEKLDNSKEQKQISVNICNGGEPIPPEVLPKLTKPFYSTKSSGTGLGLAIVKRIVESHNGGLSIKSNAEEGTIISVKLPISS; this is encoded by the coding sequence ATGACAGTAGAATCTCAAGCTTCGCAACGGAAACAGCGAACTTTAGAAGTTTTATCATCTTTGAGTTATCGCAACGGAGAACTCAACAAATTTTTACAGGAAATTGCGACAGGTGTTAGTAAGCTAATTACCATTGATTGGTCTGTAGTTACTCTTTGTCACAACGGTTTCGACAAGATTCTTGCTAGCAGTATAGAATTAGATGATTACGAAACTACTTATTCGCTGCATGGTGTGGTAACTGGAACCGTAGTAGAAACAGGAAAAAGCCTTACAGTTGATGATACCAAAACTTGTACAAAATACGGTGCAGTACCAGAAGGATATCGTTCTTATTTAGGAGTACCTTTACGCACTTCCCAAGGAGAAGTTATCGGGACAATTTGCTCGTTTCACCAAAAGCCCCGTAAATATAATTATGAAGAAGTTGCAATTGTCGAATTATTTGCCGAGCGTGCGGCAACTGCAATTGATAATTATCAACTTTATCAGCAACAATGTAAATTCAATGAAATATTAGAAGCTGAAGTTGCGAAAAGAACGGAAGAATTAAAAGCAGCGCAAGCAAAACTTGTAGAAAGAGAACGTTTAGCTGCGATTGGAGAATTTGCATCCGGAATTATTCACGAAATTCGCAATCCATTTACTACTATGAAAATGGGTTTGAACTATTTTAAAAAAACAGATAAATCCGAAGCTGCTCAAATGCGAGTATCTTTAGCATTAGAAGAAGCAGATAGATTAGAAAGATTGTTAAAAGAAATTTTGATGTACGCAAAACCTCAAAGATTAGATTTAGAAGAAATTGATATTAATTGGTTTATTTCTCAAATGTTGGAATCGCTGCGAATGATACCGGCAGCAACCCAACGGCAGATAGAATATAATCCCCCATCAACTCAATTAAAGGTAATGGGGGATAAAGATAAACTAAAGCAAATTATAATTAATCTTGTGCGTAACGCTTGTGAAGCTATAAGCGTGGGAGAAACCGTAAAAATTCAGCTTGAAAAGCTTGATAATTCTAAAGAACAAAAACAAATATCAGTTAATATTTGCAACGGAGGAGAACCCATACCCCCAGAGGTTTTACCAAAATTAACCAAGCCTTTTTATTCAACAAAATCCTCTGGTACTGGATTGGGGCTGGCAATAGTTAAACGCATAGTAGAATCTCATAATGGTGGATTATCGATTAAATCCAACGCCGAAGAAGGAACAATAATAAGTGTAAAATTACCAATTAGCTCTTAG
- a CDS encoding Mo-dependent nitrogenase C-terminal domain-containing protein, translated as MTSFAQNKSHCDFLFPIRQWLDSQEVRSSKFAHFLCKLIPAQCPFERDIVVFGRKLFHIPPMCKLNPLYEQVVTLRFKALCYLADECGEDITAYC; from the coding sequence ATGACAAGCTTTGCTCAAAATAAATCCCATTGCGACTTTCTTTTCCCCATTCGTCAATGGCTGGATTCTCAAGAAGTTCGCAGTTCAAAATTCGCTCACTTTCTTTGCAAACTTATTCCCGCACAATGTCCTTTTGAACGCGATATTGTAGTTTTCGGACGCAAATTATTTCACATTCCTCCAATGTGCAAATTAAATCCTCTTTACGAGCAAGTTGTTACTTTACGTTTTAAAGCTTTGTGCTATCTTGCTGATGAATGTGGTGAAGATATTACAGCTTATTGCTAA
- a CDS encoding 6-carboxytetrahydropterin synthase translates to MPKWKLVTEFTFDSAHYIKDYNGPCGRMHGHSYTVRIEAISTKLHSSEFCPHPVMVADFRSLRWAKKDVAKGGLDHCVLNEVMPPEYETTAEMIAKYIYDETKKKLPEGVKIKVAVSETANSWAEYEDD, encoded by the coding sequence ATGCCCAAGTGGAAACTTGTTACCGAATTTACCTTTGATAGCGCCCATTACATCAAAGATTATAATGGTCCTTGCGGTCGGATGCACGGGCATAGTTATACAGTGCGGATTGAAGCAATTAGCACCAAACTACACTCTTCAGAATTTTGTCCTCATCCGGTGATGGTTGCCGATTTTAGAAGTTTACGTTGGGCTAAAAAGGATGTCGCCAAAGGAGGATTAGACCATTGCGTGCTTAATGAAGTGATGCCTCCCGAATACGAAACCACGGCGGAGATGATTGCTAAATATATATATGACGAAACCAAGAAGAAGTTACCGGAAGGGGTAAAAATCAAAGTTGCCGTGTCAGAAACTGCTAATTCTTGGGCTGAGTATGAGGATGATTGA
- a CDS encoding pentapeptide repeat-containing protein, protein MSGADLHEKDLSGAKLYRANLSGAKLYGANLSGASLSGADLSGSSLSAANLSGAYLQKANLSGAYLQKADLSKATLYGADLQNAVLFGANLEGAKLKGANLEGAKLKGANIEEAIK, encoded by the coding sequence TTGTCGGGAGCAGATTTACATGAGAAGGATTTGTCAGGAGCAAAACTCTATAGAGCTAACCTATCAGGCGCAAAGCTCTATGGAGCTAACCTATCAGGAGCTAGCTTGTCAGGAGCCGACTTATCAGGATCTAGTTTATCAGCAGCCAATTTGTCGGGAGCTTATTTACAAAAAGCAAATCTATCAGGAGCTTACCTACAGAAAGCCGATTTATCAAAGGCAACCCTTTACGGAGCAGATTTACAGAACGCTGTTTTGTTTGGAGCTAACCTCGAAGGAGCAAAACTCAAGGGAGCTAACCTCGAAGGAGCCAAACTCAAAGGAGCTAACATCGAGGAAGCTATTAAATAA
- a CDS encoding pyridoxal phosphate-dependent aminotransferase, with translation MKTLNCVDLTQHEVEALQHEFNFANAFTQQSQSPSQMDIVNRLPELWLEAERSKQQDLNNKFIESFYTTRGLKSALKPNNIMLHYSASIAIMHIANYLFKKRLSVTLIEPCFDSLFGVLKNFNIPINPLEEELLYDGDTIYKNLKNSIKTDAIFLVDPNNPTGFTTLGTQNKKIFQEIIRYCKDYNKLLIIDYCFANFLMYDPNIELYDTYQLLKESGIKYMAIEDTGKCWPIQSTKAAMLKVSDCLYQDMYEIYTSYILSVSPFILNLLSEYILDSHRNYFGHIRNLLRENRAILQENLQGQILHLPDTMAKTSVAWCEIKDDSIKATDLQKFIFKEKGVYVLPGTFFFWNNPTLGEKYIRIALARDTDNFMQGMILLKEGLELLKPQNWVLKTENLPINPAILAL, from the coding sequence ATGAAAACATTAAATTGTGTGGATCTGACTCAACATGAAGTTGAAGCATTACAGCATGAATTTAACTTTGCTAATGCCTTTACTCAACAGAGCCAATCTCCTTCACAAATGGATATTGTTAACAGATTACCGGAGTTATGGTTAGAGGCTGAACGAAGCAAACAGCAAGATTTGAATAATAAGTTCATAGAATCTTTCTATACCACTCGTGGTTTAAAAAGTGCATTGAAGCCAAACAATATTATGCTGCATTATTCCGCTTCAATTGCCATAATGCATATTGCAAATTATTTATTCAAAAAGCGCTTAAGTGTGACTTTAATTGAACCCTGTTTTGATAGTCTTTTCGGCGTATTAAAAAATTTCAATATTCCAATTAATCCGTTAGAAGAAGAGCTTTTGTATGACGGTGATACTATTTATAAAAACCTCAAAAATAGCATTAAAACAGATGCTATTTTTCTTGTAGACCCCAACAATCCCACAGGTTTTACTACATTAGGTACTCAGAACAAGAAGATTTTTCAAGAAATTATCAGGTACTGTAAAGATTACAATAAACTTCTAATTATAGATTACTGTTTTGCTAATTTTCTGATGTATGACCCGAACATTGAGCTATATGACACTTATCAGTTATTGAAAGAGTCTGGTATCAAGTATATGGCAATTGAAGATACTGGAAAATGTTGGCCAATTCAAAGTACTAAAGCGGCAATGTTAAAAGTATCCGATTGTTTATATCAAGATATGTATGAAATTTATACTTCTTATATATTAAGTGTTTCTCCATTTATTCTTAATTTATTAAGTGAATATATTCTAGATTCCCATCGCAATTATTTTGGCCATATTAGAAATTTACTTAGAGAAAACAGAGCTATTCTTCAAGAAAATCTCCAAGGACAAATTTTACACCTGCCAGATACGATGGCAAAAACTAGTGTAGCTTGGTGTGAAATTAAAGACGATTCTATTAAAGCAACTGACCTACAAAAGTTTATTTTTAAAGAAAAGGGCGTGTATGTTTTACCTGGAACTTTCTTTTTCTGGAATAATCCTACTTTAGGCGAGAAATATATCAGGATTGCTTTAGCCAGAGATACAGATAATTTTATGCAGGGGATGATATTACTCAAAGAAGGATTAGAGTTATTAAAGCCACAGAATTGGGTCTTAAAAACAGAAAATTTGCCGATAAATCCTGCAATATTAGCACTTTAA
- a CDS encoding LeuA family protein, translated as MKSVQICDETLRDGLEGGVNRIPSVEEKLDLLSLANDSGINDAMVGFPGQEVAYKQALALCKGAEIRGLNIRFGLLGRMVEADIHAIDRIRQNSSHPVIAHLFIPCSPIRRYVERWEVDELERLTRFGVALATKLGLPVNFSPEDTSRAEPEIVERLCQAAIEEGATEITVCDTVGYLTPTGTEQLVKHLRQFFDEKGFKVRLDFHGHNDRGLALVNSLAAVNAGVDCIQGTMLGIGERAGNAPLDLIMINLQMQGLWNSQNLIKLREYCMKVAQLCELNIPEKYPVFGTNSFLTQMGVHASAILKAELQQNKDIAACIYSGVDPSLVGLDYGIQVGPYSGRANVKFLLHRKEIEVADEIVDEILTKARTENRIIENDEVVQMANLLSL; from the coding sequence TTGAAATCTGTTCAAATATGTGATGAAACCTTACGAGATGGTTTAGAAGGTGGTGTTAATCGTATTCCTTCTGTAGAAGAAAAGCTGGACTTACTGAGCCTAGCAAATGACTCAGGAATTAACGATGCAATGGTGGGCTTTCCCGGTCAGGAAGTCGCTTATAAGCAAGCTCTAGCTCTTTGTAAAGGAGCAGAAATTAGAGGGTTAAATATCAGATTTGGTCTACTTGGACGCATGGTAGAAGCAGATATCCACGCTATTGATAGGATTCGTCAAAATAGTAGCCATCCTGTAATAGCTCATTTATTCATTCCTTGCTCTCCTATCCGTCGTTATGTAGAACGGTGGGAAGTAGATGAACTAGAACGACTAACCCGTTTTGGTGTTGCTTTAGCAACTAAATTAGGTTTACCTGTTAACTTCTCTCCTGAAGACACTTCTAGGGCTGAGCCGGAAATAGTAGAGCGTTTATGTCAAGCTGCGATTGAGGAAGGAGCAACAGAGATTACAGTTTGCGATACAGTAGGCTATTTAACTCCCACAGGAACAGAGCAACTAGTTAAGCACTTGCGACAGTTTTTTGATGAAAAGGGTTTCAAAGTACGCTTAGATTTTCACGGTCACAACGACCGAGGTTTAGCATTAGTAAATTCTCTGGCTGCTGTAAACGCAGGGGTTGATTGTATCCAGGGTACGATGCTCGGTATTGGCGAACGTGCTGGTAATGCACCTTTGGATTTAATAATGATTAATCTACAGATGCAGGGGCTTTGGAATAGTCAAAACTTGATAAAACTCAGAGAATATTGCATGAAAGTTGCTCAACTTTGCGAGTTAAATATTCCGGAAAAATACCCAGTTTTTGGTACAAATAGCTTCCTGACTCAGATGGGTGTTCATGCATCAGCTATTCTCAAAGCTGAACTCCAACAAAACAAAGATATAGCAGCTTGTATTTATTCAGGAGTCGATCCAAGTTTAGTTGGATTAGACTACGGTATTCAAGTTGGTCCTTACAGCGGTCGTGCCAATGTCAAGTTTTTATTACATCGAAAAGAAATAGAAGTAGCAGATGAAATTGTAGATGAAATTTTAACTAAAGCCCGCACTGAAAATCGAATTATTGAGAATGATGAAGTAGTACAAATGGCAAATTTATTAAGTTTGTGA
- a CDS encoding sterol desaturase family protein yields the protein MAQIIAFSLAFMQKLLVPVLTLLISGTILWIWEINQPFRKIQYLSTFLQDLKELPIILLFIILSAQIYAYIGNLFIFPGIEAVTHWTGWTLVLSLPLWLRIIFAILIKDLIAYFYHWLMHHNLVFWRVHKWHHLQSSMYWLKGNKNSLIAKFIAKWDFLGFPLLGIPLEITLICVLAYSFFTFFVHSNIQWLPWMRAVEWVFVTPRYHLVHHSSDIQLQYKNLGDVFTFCDRIFGTYVDPETFDSSNGEFGLDKEESLTVRMIMGI from the coding sequence ATGGCACAAATAATCGCTTTTTCTCTTGCTTTTATGCAGAAATTGCTAGTTCCTGTCTTAACACTATTAATATCAGGAACGATACTCTGGATATGGGAAATTAATCAACCTTTCCGTAAAATTCAATATTTGTCTACATTTCTCCAAGACTTGAAAGAATTGCCCATAATTTTGTTATTTATAATTCTTTCTGCTCAAATTTATGCTTATATAGGTAATCTATTTATTTTCCCTGGGATAGAAGCAGTTACCCATTGGACAGGTTGGACATTAGTTCTCTCCCTTCCTTTGTGGTTAAGAATTATTTTTGCAATTCTAATCAAGGATTTGATTGCCTATTTTTACCACTGGCTAATGCATCATAATCTTGTTTTTTGGCGAGTTCATAAATGGCATCATTTGCAAAGCTCTATGTACTGGCTTAAGGGAAATAAAAATTCCTTAATTGCTAAGTTTATTGCGAAATGGGATTTTTTAGGGTTTCCACTATTAGGAATTCCTTTAGAGATTACCTTAATTTGCGTGCTTGCTTATTCATTCTTTACTTTTTTTGTTCACAGCAATATTCAGTGGCTACCTTGGATGAGAGCAGTTGAATGGGTGTTTGTTACACCGAGGTATCATTTAGTTCATCATTCGAGCGATATTCAACTGCAATACAAAAATCTCGGCGATGTATTCACATTTTGCGATCGGATATTCGGAACCTATGTAGATCCAGAAACTTTCGATTCTAGCAATGGAGAATTTGGTTTAGATAAGGAAGAATCCCTAACTGTGAGAATGATTATGGGCATTTAG
- a CDS encoding DHA2 family efflux MFS transporter permease subunit has product MTHQLTTSDKRWVTLGIGISAFMIAAELYIVGAMIPILVEDFHTTFATAQWIILIYTLVLTVLVLTVARLGDMFDKKLLFLSGLVLFTISSLFCGLAPNIAFLITFRGLQGLGAVLVWALRNAIIAEIFPQQERGRALGRVTGLASLGLALGPGLGGLLIGFGGWRLVFWVNLPIGIIASIIVAKYLPSCVGSGLRKSFDVIGFLLMSLTLSCFVLGITRLQDNGFGDLKEIILIALAAIGLVCFLLLESRLEEPILDLKMLRSPSFSFYLLLFGMIYIIAGIIQLALPLFLELVLHYSPQKVGLLLTVLPLASVVIAPITGSVCDHFGERIVSLFGLLLIAIGCLTGSNLNLETTTMGFCIRGILIEVGLISSIIPITNIVMEAVEHKKLGITSGLLALSRTLGIVIGTCLFSILFSRVTVYNTQLLTGNNVTSESHQLLDIATAPVGALIKGIDTTFVTMTLITFASIMLAVFLWWQSANTSKANIEVLIVTSKN; this is encoded by the coding sequence ATGACTCATCAACTAACTACATCTGACAAACGGTGGGTAACTCTAGGAATTGGAATCAGCGCATTTATGATTGCTGCGGAGTTATACATAGTAGGTGCAATGATTCCGATACTGGTTGAAGACTTTCATACCACCTTCGCAACTGCCCAGTGGATAATTTTAATTTATACTCTTGTACTGACAGTGCTGGTACTAACTGTGGCAAGGTTAGGCGATATGTTTGATAAGAAGCTATTGTTTTTGAGTGGCTTGGTGTTGTTTACTATCAGTTCACTATTCTGTGGATTAGCACCAAATATTGCTTTTTTAATTACTTTTCGAGGATTACAAGGACTCGGAGCTGTATTAGTATGGGCGCTACGGAATGCAATAATTGCAGAAATTTTTCCCCAACAAGAAAGGGGACGTGCATTAGGTAGGGTTACGGGATTAGCTTCTTTGGGATTAGCTTTAGGTCCAGGATTAGGTGGACTGTTGATTGGTTTTGGTGGTTGGCGTTTAGTTTTTTGGGTAAATCTGCCAATTGGTATTATTGCTAGCATAATTGTTGCCAAGTATCTCCCATCTTGTGTTGGTAGTGGGCTTCGTAAGAGTTTTGATGTGATTGGATTTCTTTTGATGTCCCTTACACTCAGTTGCTTTGTTCTGGGAATAACAAGATTACAGGATAATGGTTTTGGCGATTTAAAGGAAATTATTTTGATTGCTCTAGCTGCAATCGGTTTAGTGTGTTTTTTACTTTTAGAGTCTCGTTTAGAAGAGCCAATACTCGATCTAAAAATGTTGCGCTCGCCAAGTTTCAGTTTTTATTTGCTGTTATTTGGCATGATTTATATTATTGCTGGTATTATCCAATTAGCTCTACCTTTATTTCTAGAATTAGTTTTGCACTATTCTCCCCAAAAAGTAGGGTTATTATTAACAGTATTGCCACTAGCATCAGTAGTAATTGCACCAATAACAGGCTCTGTTTGCGACCATTTCGGAGAGCGTATAGTCAGCTTATTCGGGCTTTTATTAATAGCAATTGGATGTTTAACTGGTAGTAATTTGAATCTTGAAACTACTACTATGGGCTTTTGTATACGAGGAATTCTCATAGAAGTAGGGCTAATTAGCTCCATTATACCTATCACCAACATAGTTATGGAAGCTGTAGAACATAAAAAACTAGGAATTACCTCTGGTTTATTAGCTTTATCAAGAACATTGGGGATAGTAATAGGTACGTGTTTGTTCAGTATTCTTTTTTCAAGAGTTACTGTTTATAATACTCAGTTATTAACTGGCAATAATGTCACCTCTGAGTCCCATCAACTTCTTGATATTGCGACTGCACCCGTCGGAGCATTAATTAAAGGTATAGATACCACTTTTGTGACGATGACTCTAATTACCTTTGCCTCAATTATGTTGGCAGTTTTCCTCTGGTGGCAATCTGCAAATACAAGCAAGGCTAACATTGAAGTTTTAATAGTAACTTCTAAAAACTAG
- a CDS encoding lysozyme inhibitor LprI family protein translates to MKLRSTLQKAALISLPILGIVALPNLARGSSDKIAQISNCNNAQTTYEMRVCADRSYKAADKKLNQVYRQLKPKLGKSQQKKLVNAQLAWIQFRDKTCKFRSSFAAGGTLEPVLELGCLADVTEKRVKDLEGALEIVNNP, encoded by the coding sequence ATGAAATTACGTTCCACCTTACAAAAAGCTGCTCTTATTTCTTTACCAATATTGGGTATTGTCGCATTACCAAACTTAGCTCGCGGTAGTTCTGATAAAATAGCTCAAATTAGTAACTGTAATAATGCTCAAACAACTTATGAGATGAGAGTTTGTGCAGATAGAAGTTATAAAGCAGCAGATAAGAAATTGAATCAAGTTTATCGACAATTGAAGCCTAAATTAGGCAAAAGCCAGCAAAAAAAATTAGTTAATGCTCAACTTGCTTGGATTCAGTTTAGAGATAAAACTTGTAAGTTTAGATCTAGCTTTGCTGCGGGAGGTACTTTAGAACCAGTTCTCGAACTTGGCTGCTTAGCTGATGTTACCGAAAAGCGGGTTAAAGATTTGGAAGGGGCTTTAGAAATAGTTAATAATCCTTAG